A window of the Labrus mixtus chromosome 8, fLabMix1.1, whole genome shotgun sequence genome harbors these coding sequences:
- the si:ch211-106h4.4 gene encoding MAM and LDL-receptor class A domain-containing protein 1 isoform X1 gives MKEVFVLLSVLLVTVSSRTDEEFSCKSQECLPARVVSDFKRDCKDGSDEEFCGSCDFELHSCGWNDTSDGSYRWRRQMANVTLIPGQDHTTGSQSGHVMHVDGKQGGFLSKAHLEFSVSNQAALGCQISFWYHIYDNKSSSSSSLLTLTMVRGSSRTTLDTISKSHTDGWEKSTAFLGNQPGGYKLQFSFSPPFSDVKDVMLDDIIFEYCLEGEVPAGSDRLSCDFEDNTCSWYHDYTASLLWKRSDGGFNEGPAGNGSYMLISTKLEVDNSAAARLISFPQPAGPVICVSFWYHIFGNSIGSLKIITKRPDEAETVVWMRSGTQGNKWRFADLTFKSEKPIQFIIEAVVGGDQGSIAIDDIMVTGGENGSCPAERECTFQGSLCGLLPEPSANFTWSRITGATKPSNSSSPAADHTLGTEQGYYLSAHLWSHSEGSRGAVMTALMEPTPPEGECLTFWYYMEGSGVGELNVYLQTPYNNRPSAQLWTRRGDQGEHWRHGRVTLLSPNTPYQVVFEAVAGENPWRDIALDDLMVFNDACPPPGFCDFEMDLCGWVNSPPAESAVDWDWFPADSDGHFIPDRDHTTNSALGHFAFFISFDSDREEIGRLESETMEAVDRACLEIWHHTEGWGSNGPSSITLTVFVNETAELRPVWSTQGYTNRTWIQDRVDYSASGRHQIILQASCPKSKDGSFALDDVHIIRDTSCEDMTPTTTPNPSPTTTAPASAMDCTFEQGLCSWVQEISDGLNWTLSNGLQVNQPWDGPQYDHTVGNNQGFFLLLNGFGLKDGDKAVISVPINDVTSHVCVGFWFYMLGPSVSSLDLLVQTKSAEDLVWTRRGTQNPGWIKAQVSISMHNTTKLMFTGHRNSSSKGFIAIDDITVREGVCNNQDLCGFDSSWCGFENDVGQKGHWGRKKATKHQVDHTFGTENGFYMTVMTPNWRQNEVAQLLTPALTSAKEMCVRFWYWLPAGLSNSFSVHVMRNAETGDALWHRSGSPSTGWEVAEVTVSSPAKFYVVFKAVHGPDSSSAVRLDDVSVRDGACTPPGSCDFESGLCAWINIHKDNGHDWVLARGDFLGPLTDHTTQTPEGQFLLSSSLHQNHRSLAQVLSEWIHLRDTPSCLTLWYQMDSSDSGTLKVYLRSGLSEADLMFSTTSSGHSWTRFSQSIESSDPFQLLMEADADTRGFIAIDDISVTPGLCPVNETSLGFVGCSFESDTCGWEDISDGQLQWMRGRNATGNTGPPVDHTVGTELGWYMAVESDRGTQMSPAAVQSPTMKQASTACTLHFYYNMFGQDVEELNVLLKEGPRTTTLWWLSGNHGDLWHHGEVTVGRTPQDFTILFEASRAFNKLGHIAIDDIYFTNCTLPEPQPQCPQNMFMCDNSVCIEHNQVCDYSDDCGDSSDEIKCEQHGFEERCSFERGLCSWMGSEVDTPGAEWSHHNGQEAWPKYGPARDHTQNTGAGHYIIPGTHLTEDGQTSEILSKTLLPSSNCTVRFFFFSLDDASARLTAQSRTQRSGSGDTVMWLREDSQSYSWQKAEVTFSISVNSKIVFRYERVDERRGLVALDDISFSRECSFDPDNNRLPDTSPTPAPPTSPASTSTSTAPTNPCQEDEFFCWRSAGEPRCIQASLKCDYYSHCPQGEDEDGCGPCTFERDQCQWADTGVGPSRWQRQKSSHNTEPPTDQTTGTGYYMGVKFSQGSTQSEARLQSPPLAPSSLYCQMKFHFHISAENAGSLRVLMQQAEGSEAILWSRSHNTGSHWTPEQLPLGLHQRPYKVWFSALNKETQTDSTSGDPSVAVDDISFVNCEESYQPPALSTNGCSFEDGLCGWVQGADDELDWLSSSGPTETPNTGPAGDHTSGKGKYLYIKSSKPSVKGNTAQLKSSLLPSAGDQGYCFTFWHHMFGATVGSLRMLLKTADPLKKTLVWQKSGNQGDEWQVVQIHVTLQKVHQVVLEATVGGEAGDIAIDDMSFISGPCPPSDLCDFEEGSCNWQQQTSDDFDWVRQSGPTFNPNTGPDSDHTTNTPTGHYYLLPSSASDDAGQTAEMSSPLYPADQTVTGFLSAVVLLCPLRSTS, from the exons ATGAAGGAagtatttgttttgctttcag TGCTGTTAGTCACTGTGTCCTCTCGCACTGATGAGGAGTTCAGCTGTAAATCCCAAGAATGTCTTCCTGCTCGAGTCGTCTCTGATTTCAAGAGGGATTGTAAAGATGGCTCAGACGAGGAGTTTTGTG GGTCATGTGATTTTGAGCTTCACTCCTGCGGATGGAACGACACCAGTGATGGTTCCTATCGCTGGAGACGGCAGATGGCAAATGTCACTTTAATACCTGGACAGGACCACACGACAGGAAGTCAAAGTG GTCATGTCATGCACGTAGATGGCAAACAAGGCGGTTTCCTTTCAAAGGCCCATTTAGAGTTTTCTGTGTCCAACCAGGCAGCTTTGGGTTGCCAGATCAG ctTTTGGTACCACATTTACGATAACaagtcttcatcatcttcatcgcTCCTTACATTAACGATGGTCCGAGGCTCCTCAAGAACAACATTGGATACAATTTCTAAAAGTCACACTGACGGTTGGGAGAAATCCACGGCCTTCCTAGGTAATCAGCCAGGAGGATATAAG CTGCAGTTTTCATTCAGCCCTCCTTTTTCAGACGTAAAGGATGTAATGTTGGATGACATCATCTTCGAGTACTGCTTAGAGGGAGAAGTCCCCGCAGGGTCAGACAGACTCTCGTGTGATTTTGAAGATAACACCTGTTCATGGTACCATGATTATACTGCCAGCCTGCTGTGGAAAAGGAGTGACGGGGGATTTAATGAGGGCCCTGCTGGCAATG GTTCCTACATGCTCATAAGTACTAAACTCGAGGTGGATAACTCAGCAGCAGCCAGACTCATCAGCTTCCCTCAGCCTGCAGGTCCAGTCATATGTGTGAGCTTCTGGTATCACATATTTGGCAACAGCATCG GTTCATTGAAGATTATAACAAAGCGTCCTGACGAAGCAGAGACTGTCGTATGGATGAGAAGTGGCACACAAGGAAACAAATGGAGATTTGCAGATCTGACCTTCAAAAGTGAAAAGCCAATACAG TTCATAATAGAAGCTGTGGTAGGTGGGGACCAAGGCAGCATAGCCATTGATGACATAATGGTTACCGGCGGTGAGAATGGATCTTgtccagcagagagagagtgcacCTTCCAGGGCTCTCTGTGTGGTCTGCTGCCTGAGCCGTCTGCCAACTTCACCTGGAGCCGCATCACCGGCGCGACAAAACCCTCAAACTCCTCAAGCCCCGCCGCAGATCACACGCTAGGGACAGAGCAAG GTTATTACCTGAGTGCCCATCTGTGGAGCCACTCCGAGGGGTCCAGAGGAGCGGTGATGACAGCGCTGATGGAGCCCACCCCTCCTGAAGGAGAGTGCTTAACGTTCTGGTATTACATGGAGGGAAGTGGAGTGGGGGAACTTAATGTTTACCTACAAACACCCTACAACAACAGACCCTCTGCCCAGCTGTGGACCAGAAGAGGAGATCAGGGGGAGCACTGGAGACATGGAAGAGTGACGCTCCTCAGCCCCAATACCCCCTATCAG GTTGTGTTTGAAGCAGTAGCTGGGGAGAATCCGTGGAGAGATATCGCTCTTGACGACCTCATGGTCTTCAATGACGCCTGCCCCCCACCCG GTTTTTGTGACTTTGAAATGGACTTGTGTGGCTGGGTGAACAGTCCTCCAGCAGAGTCCGCAGTGGACTGGGACTGGTTCCCAGCTGACAGTGATGGTCATTTCATTCCTGATAGAGACCACACTACAAATTCTGCCCTGG GCCATTTTgctttcttcatttcatttgactCTGATAGAGAGGAAATTGGCCGACTGGAGAGTGAGACGATGGAGGCAGTGGACCGAGCTTGTCTGGAGATCTGGCACCACACTGAAGGGTGGGGCAGTAATG GGCCTTCAAGCATTACATTgacagtgtttgtgaatgagACTGCTGAACTGCGTCCTGTGTGGAGTACACAGGGATATACAAACAGGACATGGATCCAAGACAGGGTGGATTACAGTGCATCAGGGCGCCACCAG ATTATTTTACAAGCCAGTTGTCCAAAGTCAAAGGATGGAAGCTTTGCTCTGGACGACGTCCACATCATCAGGGACACATCCTGTGAGGACATGAcacccaccaccaccccaaATCCTTCCCCTACCACCACTGCTCCTGCCTCCGCCATGGACTGCACCTTTGAACAAG GTCTATGCAGCTGGGTCCAGGAGATCAGTGATGGTTTGAACTGGACTCTCAGTAATGGACTTCAAGTCAACCAGCCGTGGGATGGACCTCAGTATGATCACACTGTTGGAAATAATCAAG GTTTCTTCTTACTGCTGAATGGATTTGGACTAAAGGATGGAGATAAAGCAGTGATCTCTGTTCCTATCAATGACGTAACATCACATGTCTGTGTTGGATTCTGGTTTTACATGCTCGGGCCTTCAGTATCCAGCCTGGATCTGCTGGTTCAGACA AAATCTGCTGAAGATTTAGTCTGGACTCGCAGAGGGACCCAGAATCCAGGGTGGATTAAAGCACAAGTATCCATCAGCATGCACAATACTACAAAG TTAATGTTCACCGGCCATAGAAACTCCAGCAGCAAAGGATTCATCGCTATTGATGACATAACAGTGAGGGAGGGGGTTTGTAATAATCAGG ATTTGTGCGGGTTTGATTCCAGCTGGTGTGGCTTTGAGAACGATGTGGGACAGAAAGGTCACTGGGGTCGcaaaaaagccacaaaacatCAGGTGGATCACACCTTCGGAACTGAAAATG GCTTCTACATGACTGTGATGACACCGAATTGGAGACAGAATGAAGTAGCTCAGCTGCTCACACCTGCTCTCACCTCAGCTAAAGAGATGTGTGTTCGCTTCTG GTACTGGTTACCCGCAGGGCTTTCCAACAGCTTCTCTGTGCACGTGATGCGGAACGCAGAGACAGGCGATGCACTTTGGCATCGATCCGGATCACCCTCCACTGGGTGGGAGGTGGCAGAAGTCACTGTGTCCTCTCCTGCAAAATTTTAT GTGGTGTTTAAAGCAGTTCACGGGCCTGACTCGAGCTCCGCGGTGAGATTAGATGATGTCTCCGTGAGGGATGGGGCCTGCACTCCTCCAGGCAGCTGTGACTTTGAGTCTGGACTGTGCGCCTGGATCAACATTCACAAAGACAATGGTCATGACTGGGTGCTGGCCCGTGGAGACTTCCTGGGGCCACTAACAGACCACACCACTCAGACTCCAGAGG GTCAGTTCTTGTTGAGCTCATCACTGCACCAAAACCACAGAAGTCTCGCTCAGGTTTTGTCCGAGTGGATCCACCTGAGAGACACCCCCTCCTGTCTCACATTGTGGTACCAAATGGACAGCAG TGACTCTGGGACACTGAAGGTGTATCTGCGTTCAGGTCTGTCGGAGGCTGATCTGATGTTCAGCACTACCAGCAGTGGACACAGCTGGACAAGATTCAGTCAGTCTATAGAGAGCAGCGACCCTTTCCAG CTGCTGATGGAAGCCGACGCTGACACCAGAGGATTTATTGCCATTGATGACATCAGTGTCACACCAGGCCTTTGTCCAG TAAATGAAACAAGTTTAGGATTTGTTGGTTGTTCATTTGAAAGCGACACATGTGGATGGGAGGACATCAGTGATGGCCAACTTCAGTGGATGAGAGGAAGGAATGCTACTGGGAACACTGGACCCCCTGTCGACCACACAGTGGGCACTGAACTGG GTTGGTACATGGCCGTAGAGTCTGACCGAGGAACTCAAATGAGCCCTGCTGCCGTGCAGAGTCCCACCATGAAACAGGCCAGCACCGCCTGCACACTGCACTTCTACTACAACATGTTTGGACAGG ACGTAGAAGAGCTGAATGTCCTGCTGAAGGAGGGCCCCAGGACCACCACACTGTGGTGGCTTTCTGGTAACCATGGAGATTTGTGGCATCACGGTGAGGTCACAGTTGGAAGAACCCCTCAGGACTTCACTATCCTGTTTGAGGCCTCGAGGGCCTTCAATAAGCTCGGACACATCGCTATAGATGACATATATTTCACCAACTGCACTCTGCCTG agCCGCAGCCCCAGTGTCCACAGAATATGTTCATGTGCGATAACAGTGTGTGTATAGAGCACAACCAAGTGTGTGACTACAGCGATGACTGCGGGGACTCGTCTGATGAGATCAAATGTG AGCAACACGGTTTCGAGGAGCGCTGCAGTTTTGAGCGAGGCCTGTGTTCCTGGATGGGGAGCGAGGTGGACACACCTGGAGCAGAGTGGAGCCATCACAACGGACAGGAAGCCTGGCCCAAATATGGGCCTGCGAGAGATCACACCCAAAACACTGGTGCAG GTCACTACATTATCCCTGGGACTCACCTGACAGAGGATGGCCAGACGTCAGAGATTCTCTCCAAAACTTTACTGCCCAGCTCCAACTGCACT GtgagattcttcttcttcagcctTGACGATGCCTCAGCCAGACTGACGGCCCAGTCCAGGACGCAGCGCTCTGGCAGTGGTGACACTGTGATGTGGCTCAGGGAGGACTCACAGTCTTACAGCTGGCAGAAAGCAGAGGTCACATTCTCCATCTCCGTCAATAGCAAG ATTGTCTTTAGGTATGAGCGAGTGGATGAACGCAGAGGACTCGTCGCCCTGGACGACATCTCTTTCTCCAGGGAATGTTCATTTGATCCTGACAACAACAGACTGCCTGACACATCACCAACCCCTGCACCACCCACGAGTCCAGCTTCAACCTCAACCTCAACCGCACCCACCAATCCCTGTCAG GAGGATGAGTTTTTCTGTTGGCGTTCAGCCGGAGAGCCGAGGTGTATTCAGGCTTCTTTAAAGTGTGATTATTATTCACACTGCCCCCAGGGAGAGGACGAGGATGGCTGTG GTCCGTGCACATTTGAGAGGGACCAGTGCCAGTGGGCTGACACCGGCGTTGGACCGAGCAGGTGGCAGAGACAGAAATCCAGTCACAACACTGAGCCGCCCACAGACCAGACCACTGGAACTG GCTACTACATGGGAGTGAAATTCAGTCAGGGCTCCACTCAGAGTGAGGCCAGACTTCAGAGTCCCCCACTCGCCCCTTCTTCACTCTACTGCCAGATGAA GTTTCACTTCCATATCAGCGCAGAGAATGCTGGGTCACTCAGAGTGCTTATGCAGCAAGCTGAGGGGAGTGAAGCAATACTGTGGTCACGCAGTCACAACACGGGGTCCCACTGGACCCCAGAGCAGCTGCCGCTCGGCCTGCACCAGCGGCCTTATAAG GTTTGGTTTAGTGCCTTAAATAAAGAGACTCAGACGGACTCTACTTCTGGAGATCCCAGTGTTGCAGTGGATGATATCTCTTTTGTCAACTGTGAAGAATCCTACCAACCACCAG CTCTGTCCACCAATGGCTGTTCTTTTGAAGACGGGCTGTGTGGTTGGGTTCAGGGCGCTGACGATGAGTTGGACTGGCTCAGCAGCTCTGGTCCTACTGAAACCCCAAACACGGGACCAGCAGGAGACCACACCAGCGGCAAAG GAAAATACCTTTACATCAAGAGCTCCAAACCAAGTGTGAAGGGAAATACTGCACAACTGAAGTCTTCActgctgccatctgctggtgaCCAAGGATACTGTTTCACATTCTGGCACCATATGTTCGGAGCTACTGTTGGCTCTCTGAGGATGCTTCTAAAAACAGCTGATCCTTTGAAGAAAACACTG GTGTGGCAAAAATCAGGAAACCAAGGGGACGAGTGGCAAGTGGTGCAGATCCACGTGACCCTGCAGAAAGTCCATCAAGTGGTTCTGGAGGCCACGGTTGGAGGAGAGGCCGGAGATATAGCCATCGATGACATGTCCTTCATCAGTGGACCGTGTCCCCCCTCTG ATCTGTGTGACTTTGAGGAGGGGAGCTGCAACTGGCAGCAGCAGACCTCGGATGACTTTGACTGGGTCCGTCAGTCGGGCCCCACCTTTAATCCCAACACAGGGCCAGACAGCGaccacaccacaaacacacccacaggaCATTACTATCTCCTGCCCTCCTCCGCCTCCGACGATGCCGGCCAGACGGCCGAAATGTCCTCACCACTGTACCCTGCAGATCAGACCGTCACaggttttctctctgctgttgttttacTTTGTCCTCTCAGATCTACAAGCTAG